One segment of Leptospira fainei serovar Hurstbridge str. BUT 6 DNA contains the following:
- the pssA gene encoding CDP-diacylglycerol--serine O-phosphatidyltransferase, whose protein sequence is MNRKLSWIPNTITLGNLTMGFVSILIAAEATGNGPQAYILSGFFILLAAICDGLDGMVARALDATSELGADLDSLADLTAFGIAPGFLFYNMVLSEYKIDVFGKEDLFPIGMLLAAVFPICAAYRLARFNVAHDPSSFTGLPSPVAGVTIGFLPIFLNRDHIPHWITIPLFLLIAILMVSNVRYGKPQVAIRSKLTPGKAALMLLAAVILLVFVGFNRWPWLIYGLIFLYIFSGLITFMIHVLQDFRVKLD, encoded by the coding sequence GTGTCCATTCTCATCGCGGCAGAAGCGACCGGAAACGGTCCTCAGGCTTATATCTTAAGCGGCTTTTTTATATTATTAGCCGCTATATGCGACGGGCTCGACGGTATGGTAGCTCGCGCTCTGGACGCCACCAGCGAATTGGGAGCCGATCTGGATAGTTTGGCCGATCTTACCGCCTTCGGCATCGCACCCGGATTCCTTTTTTATAATATGGTATTAAGCGAATATAAAATCGATGTATTCGGGAAAGAAGATCTCTTTCCCATCGGAATGCTCCTCGCCGCAGTGTTCCCGATTTGCGCAGCTTATCGTCTTGCGAGATTCAATGTCGCTCACGATCCGAGTTCTTTTACCGGATTGCCTTCGCCTGTCGCCGGGGTGACGATCGGATTCCTCCCTATCTTTCTTAATCGCGATCATATCCCCCACTGGATTACGATTCCCTTATTTCTACTGATTGCCATATTGATGGTTTCCAACGTTCGGTATGGTAAGCCGCAGGTGGCGATCCGATCCAAGTTAACGCCCGGAAAGGCCGCTTTGATGCTTCTCGCCGCCGTAATTTTGCTCGTTTTCGTAGGGTTCAACCGTTGGCCTTGGTTGATTTACGGTCTTATTTTTCTATATATATTCTCAGGCTTAATCACCTTCATGATACATGTTCTGCAGGATTTTCGTGTAA